From Paenibacillus sp. PL2-23:
CGTGTATTGGCCTCTGCCCTTAACCGCCTCGATCGCGCTGACCTCAATTTCCAGCAAGGTGCCCATGTTCGGTCCGTACACAGCCAGGCCGTTCACGAAGCCGATCTGCGGCTCCAGGGGCACCTTGCGGTCGGGACGCGGCGGAATCTGGCTGCTGTTAACGACCCATTCGATATCGGAGGCCGAGATATGATCCCGCTTCTCGGACAAAGCCACTCCCGCTGCGAGCTGGATCACATTAACCGCTTCCCTGCCGTTTGTTGCATATTTTTTGACGACGTCAATAGCATCCGGACAAGGTCCAAAGCCGATTTTTTTGACCGCGTTCTCGGCGACCAGCGCAATTTCATCCGCAAGGAGCGGACGGAAATACACCTCCATGCAGCGGGAGCGTATGGCAGGAGGAATTTCCTGCGGCGACCGGGTCGTCGCGCCAACAAGCCGGAAGTCCGCCGGCAAGCCATTCTGGAATATATCGTGTATGTAGAGTGGAATATTGGCATCCTCGGAATTGTAATAAGCGCTCTCCAGGAACACTTTCCGATCTTCAAGAACCTTTAATAATTTATTCATCTGCACAGGATGCAATTCCCCGATTTCGTCAATAAACAAAATTCCCCCATGAGCCTTCGTCACCGCTCCAGGCTTGGGCTGAGGAATGCCTGCAACGCCCATTGCGCCTGCCCCTTGATAGATGGGGTCATGCACGGAGCCGATCAACGGATCTGCAATGCCACGCTCATCGAATCGCGCGGTAGTCGCGTCGATCTCCGTAAACTTCGCTTCCGGCAGAAAGGGTGAGGACGGGTTTTTTTTGGCTTCCTCCAGCACAACGCGAGCGGCCGCTGTCTTGCCTACCCCCGGCGGTCCGTAGATAATAACATGCTGAGGATTGGCGCTGCACAGAGCCGCTTTAAGCGCGCGCAGACCGTCTCGCTGTCCGATAATGTCCCCCATCGTCTGCGGCCGCGTTTTCTCCGCCAGAGGCTTCGTGAGCGACACGGAGCGCAGCTTTCTCAGCTTATCCATCTCTTTCTTAGACTCTCGGTCTACCGCAGAACGGTTCGTCTTCTGATTGCGCAGCAAATTCCAGAAATAGAGACCGATAACAACCGCAAAAAACACCTGCACCAACATTAATACGAGACTTAAATTCATGACCCACCCGCTCCTTTACAAATATCCGTATTCCGTCAGTATTGCCTCATGCCAATCGGAATAATCGCCATTTTTTCTGAAAATACCATTTTCAACAAGGCGGACATGCACCGCGCAGGAACAATTAGACGGAACGACTCGGACAATCTCCCTTCCATACGAGTCGAAGCTGAATAGGATAACACTATCAAGCTTGTAAAGGGGGGAATGCAGCCATGCAGCATGAGCTACTGAAAGGACTGATCGGTCTCGCGATCGCCAGCGTTGACACGGGCACAGAGTTTCTGAAGAGCCAGCTACGGGCTCAGCTCGAGAAGCTCGAGGTGGAGGAAGAATGGATAGAAGAGGCGGAGACGCAAGCGGGAGGCTTGATGGAGAAGCTGAAATCCATGCTTCCGTCCGAGGGAGCATGATGACGAC
This genomic window contains:
- the lonB gene encoding ATP-dependent protease LonB, whose amino-acid sequence is MNLSLVLMLVQVFFAVVIGLYFWNLLRNQKTNRSAVDRESKKEMDKLRKLRSVSLTKPLAEKTRPQTMGDIIGQRDGLRALKAALCSANPQHVIIYGPPGVGKTAAARVVLEEAKKNPSSPFLPEAKFTEIDATTARFDERGIADPLIGSVHDPIYQGAGAMGVAGIPQPKPGAVTKAHGGILFIDEIGELHPVQMNKLLKVLEDRKVFLESAYYNSEDANIPLYIHDIFQNGLPADFRLVGATTRSPQEIPPAIRSRCMEVYFRPLLADEIALVAENAVKKIGFGPCPDAIDVVKKYATNGREAVNVIQLAAGVALSEKRDHISASDIEWVVNSSQIPPRPDRKVPLEPQIGFVNGLAVYGPNMGTLLEIEVSAIEAVKGRGQYTITGVVDEEELGGGSRTLRRKSMAKGSVENVLTVLRRKGLNPQDYDLHINFPGGTPIDGPSAGIAMATAIASAIMGVPVDNRLAMTGEVGIHGNVKPVGGVLAKVEAAFQAGAVQVIIPRENWQAIFADLNGLQVIPVDRVEEVFGHVFPQSVLPEEQVEKPVSADTFMTPSVPYLQADSAE